In Alphaproteobacteria bacterium, the genomic stretch GACGCGACGGCTGTGCAAACTCAATACCGTTAGCCTCAGGGTGCCACAACGATGGCCGGAGTGCCGATCCCCATTTGAACCAGCGAATTCTCGAATTCCTGTACGCTGCATTCCCTGCAAGACAGGAATTGCTTCCCTGATACGGCGGTGATAATTCCCTGTTTTCACAGCAGGGAGTTTGCCTGCAACACACTGATATCGCGCCCGTATTCGGGTCAAAGTTCGGTCGGTGGTACACTGATTCAGCAATATTCCCTGTATTTTCCCTGTTAATCAGGGAACTTCAGTGGAGACTGGTTCGATCAAGACTGCCAGCACCGCCACCTTCTGCCTCAGTAGGCTCTCCCCACAAAATTGCGCACTCTTCTTCTTGAGACCCAGCGGTATGTCTGGAGGGTACTGACAAGTTAAGTCGTCCAAGGCGAAAAGAACCCTGCTGCTGCGCAGGTTCAAGCGGCGATGGTCGCAACCTCCCAGGCCCGATCAGCTAGGGCTCTCAGGCTCCGAAGGGTTCGCCGCGAGATCAGGTGGGGCTGGATATTGAAGGTGTTGTAGAAGGCAGCGTGAGCGGCAAGGAACCGTTGGGCTGAGCCCTGCGACTTGAACTTCTGCAGCTTTCGCTCCCGGCGCCGGATTGCCAGGTGGGAATTTTCGGCTCGGTTGTTTTCGCGCATGCCGCCCGGCCGATGGCGGTTCGCCAGGTTCAGATCCGAGACCGCCGCACCATACGACGCCAACCCGTCGGTGGTGATCGTTTCCGGGTTGACGCCCTGGTTCTTCAGAAGTCTGCGTAGAAGCTTCAAGGCAGCGGCCATGTTGCGGCGTTTCTGCACCAGGACATCCAGCACCTCGCCCTCGTCGTCGACCGCGCGCCAGAGGTACATCCGGCGCCCGGCGATCTTCACCACCATTTCGTCCAGATGCCAGCGGC encodes the following:
- a CDS encoding IS6 family transposase → MPPISFKRHRFPPDAIRHAVWLYFRFTLSIRDVEELMAQRGIEVSRETVRCWVNKFGPLIASNLRRRRDRPTGRWHLDEMVVKIAGRRMYLWRAVDDEGEVLDVLVQKRRNMAAALKLLRRLLKNQGVNPETITTDGLASYGAAVSDLNLANRHRPGGMRENNRAENSHLAIRRRERKLQKFKSQGSAQRFLAAHAAFYNTFNIQPHLISRRTLRSLRALADRAWEVATIAA